The Anas platyrhynchos isolate ZD024472 breed Pekin duck chromosome 1, IASCAAS_PekinDuck_T2T, whole genome shotgun sequence genomic sequence ACCAGCCCAGCACCAGAAGCTACAGTACATTGCTCCCGCAGCGATGAGGAGTGCAGCGCTCGCCCAGCCCACATAGAGAGCAGCTCCCAGTTCTCGTTTCAGTGGTGTAGGGACTTTTGGATTATAGAAATCATGAATGATACTGCCACCAGTCCAGGACACAGGGATCAGAACGAGGATGCCCGTCAGGAGAAAGGCAATTCCAGCTACCAGGATGAAGATACTGATGCTCTGGGGATTCTCCTTGGTCCTGCGAGTGTACTTCACACCGACAATGGCCAACAAAAAGGCAATGATTGACAGGAGCACCGCAATGCACATGAGGGCTCTGAACGCCTCTAAGGATGGGGGCAGAGCTAGGATAGATTTGTAGAACTTACACTGCAGCCTGATGCCCATCTGGCTGACGCAGTTCATCCACAGTCCTTCCCAGATAGTCTCAAACACCACGATGTTACTCTCAATGTGGGCAGAAACCCTCCATTGTGGCATAATTGTAGCTGCCAAAGTCCCGACCATGCCCACACCTCCGAATATTAGCCCAGTGATTTGTAATGCACAGCAAGCCATGctccttctgaaaaaaaaaaggtacctCAAGCAAGGTGGCCTAGCAAGTCTTCCAAAATCACTCTTTCGTAGAAGAATTATGAAGCCTGAGAGACAATACTTTCTCTGGTAGTTTCCTCATACAGCAAGTTAAGTATTTTTAAGAGCAGCTCTCCCCAGTCGGAGGTTCACACAGGTGGAAATCCATTTCTGACTAGCTAGAGGGAGCTgctatttatttgctttgaaaTCCCCTCCAACTAGTGCACCTACCCATCAAGCCTAACAAGTTTCCAGCCAATGGGTAACTAGGGAGGGGTTGATTTTACTGCTTTTCATATTGTGTCAGTAGTGATGTTATAATTAAGCAAGTGCCAGGGATTCAATTAAAGGCACCTAATTGCAGGGCTAATCATTTCCTAACAGCAAGATTGCAGCTATGTTGAAATTCAGTGCAGAAAATCTGAACTTCCATCTgctaaaatattatataaaataggTCATTACGGTTGTTCTTATGACAAAAGCCAATCTTAGACTTGGTGTGGGGCTTACTTTTTAAGTACTATAACCCTGGgaaaacatctgatttttttctattattatttttttattttaaatcaagctGGAAAGTAGTTGGTGTAGCTCTTCAATGTAGATTCCTCATTTTGATCAAACACAAAAGTATAATCATGATATTAGACAGGTACAGGAAAGTCAAGTATTCCAATCAACATCAAAGCTTTACTCTACCAGCTGCATAATTCACAAGGATGACAAAATAGCTGGCAGGGTTTCACAGCTTCTCCTTCTGAATCCAGGAGTAAGATCACTGTTAGGAAATAATCCTCTATGAGAATCTCTCCCTGTTAGGACAGTATTAGGATAGTGTTGTTACTATGTTCTGTGCTAATAATCTCCAGGTAACAGTTGTACAATTTGAAAAGGGTGAGCTTTTCTTTCAGTATATAATGCACATTGAAAGAAGTCAGAAATCCCTCCCATAAGCATTTATCTTGGCCTGCACAGAGCTACAAGTCTGAACAAAAATTCACACCAAAGATTGATTTGCCTTGGGCAAGTTAGGAATAACTGCTtcattatgatttattttttttttgctttcttctccctACCTGGAGATAATAGTATATGATGACACCTCATAGGTGTTATTAAAATAGAAGTGTTTCTGGTTACCCCAGCTCTTTGAACCAATATGGCTTGTTAAAAAACTTGTTGGCTAAAGACAATGAAGGCCCCTAGAAGTGCTATCCAAGAAAGACATACTCTTAGATTGTTGGTTGTTGTGCTGTGGGCTGTATGTGTTTAGAAATATCAGGCTTTGACTTTGATGGAATTCATTCAGTTACAGCCTTAGGTGTAACGTATTCAAAGCAAACACTAAAACCCAGGGAAAAGTGAATTGCCCATCTAAAGCATTCACAGCCTGCAAAATCCCCTTCTTCCTATAATCACTAGCTGAAAGGAAAGAGTGCCAGGTAGTGTGAGTTATATAGTGTAACGTTACATGTCCATGTGGAAAATACTCCCAAGGGCTctgggtaattttttttttgtcttcaagtCTGCCAGCATGAAtctgggcaggaaaaaaaaaatgtcctcaGCTAAGATGTCAAATTTaacctttaaaaatcaaatatgtTCTTGGACTTGTTCTTATAGAGATGAATATTGCATCACTCTTCTGCttacgcaaaaaaaaaaaataaaaaaataaaaaaaaaattcttatgtTGAAGAAAAGATAAGGCATTTTGTTTGACGCCATAAAGATAAAATAGCAGAGATGAAATCCAAAGTCATAGATGGCTACCTGTCCAAAAGAAACTGCTTCATCTGGCAGGAGACTGCTCTCTTAAAAGCAGACTGCCTGCAAGCTAGACCTGTGCTACTTAATTTGAGTCCCATCTCCATTCAGCTTGTAGAACATTTTCACCTCTAAATTATCAAAACTTAATTttgatttcttattttaatgtcaaaaaataaaaactttttttttttttttttttaatagaaaagccTTCTCAAAGCTAGCATTTaaatgtggtttgtttttttttttcaacagaatAACCCTTCATGTAATATTTTCAGGCAGCCAACTCTTGAAGGTATACGCAGCTGGAGAGCTGACCATGCCTAATGCCCTGAATCTGTTTATCTGACTGCCTTATCTAGTAGGATTGCTCTGAAATCATTTTTCCTTACATGACTCTGGGAGGGTCAGCTGTTGAGGTCATGCATAAAATTACACTCTGAGGCAGTCAGGGCACGGTTTGTATAGAAAATAAACTGCTCCCaaaaatgctataaaaatgCATCATATGCTAGTTGTGTAAGAATACATCCAGAGAGTGCTAAGCAGTTGAGTGCTTTTTGATCTCTAATTGGCAGTAGTACCTATGGTGAGTGACATCCAGATGTAGGTGTCAAGCAGGAACACCCAGGCTATGATGCTCCCTGTACTGTCCAGCGGCAGAATGGTTCTTGTTATTGAAACCTGAGgggaagaaagcaggaaaagatgAATAAATGACAGTTTTGAAACCTGAAGAtaaatttcagaaatgaaaatgagcCACAAGAGAcaggctggaaaataaaatcaaaaaacaaTACCAGTATCTTGGAAACTcatgagaaatggaaaaacttACCAACCTGTTAAATGCCAAGGAGTCCCTGGACTTGCTGATCACCAGAAGATTTGTATTTTGTGACAAAGCCCTCTGTTTGATTGGCCTGGAGGGAGCTCTTACTCGTGTACCCGAGAGAGCTGTACCTCTATTTAAAGGCTCACCCCATCTCTGAGAAAGAAATTCACTCACAAAACCACTCTGAAAAGCAGACATCTCTCAAAGTAGAATTTAAATACGTGTTTACATGGTGGGTATGACAGACACAATGGCTTTAGTGTCAGAtgagcagaaataaaaggaaaaacccTTTTCTGCCTGTCTAGACCTCAGAAGTCTCACCATGCTCTGTGTATCATCCGTGAATCTCTTCTGGGTATCATCCTGTCATGCTGTTGGCATGCTTACCTGCCTCAAGATGAGAGCACCAGTTCTTATGCAAACATGTCCACCCCAAGATTTGccttcaaagaagaaaacagacaatGGAGGAAGCATGTAGGCTTTACATTTAATCTTCCTCTGGATCTCTGTTTGGATTTACATCTTCTCTTCCCCTCAAATCAGGAAGTTAATTTGAATCTTTTCCTGAGGGAGTACCTTACATTCCCTCCctagcttttaaaatgatgatGCCACTTGAAAAATAGGAAGCAGAGCATCTCCAGTCCAGAAGATTAACAGAACCTGTCAATGATCCACAGTGCATAATTAATTATAAGCATCAATAATGTAAACATCATTGCCT encodes the following:
- the LOC101803693 gene encoding claudin-8 isoform X2, encoding MACCALQITGLIFGGVGMVGTLAATIMPQWRVSAHIESNIVVFETIWEGLWMNCVSQMGIRLQCKFYKSILALPPSLEAFRALMCIAVLLSIIAFLLAIVGVKYTRRTKENPQSISIFILVAGIAFLLTGILVLIPVSWTGGSIIHDFYNPKVPTPLKRELGAALYVGWASAALLIAAGAMYCSFWCWAGKSPKSRNENWHGNSSS
- the LOC101803693 gene encoding claudin-17 isoform X1, with the translated sequence MACCALQITGLIFGGVGMVGTLAATIMPQWRVSAHIESNIVVFETIWEGLWMNCVSQMGIRLQCKFYKSILALPPSLEAFRALMCIAVLLSIIAFLLAIVGVKYTRRTKENPQSISIFILVAGIAFLLTGILVLIPVSWTGGSIIHDFYNPKVPTPLKRELGAALYVGWASAALLIAAGAMYCSFWCWAGKSPKSRYPSLSPNRLHKPGSAGGPSVSMQAYV